The DNA segment TCAGATCACCGCCGGGACGCAGGCTGGCGGACCAACCGACGGAACGGACGACGAATCCTGGCTTTTCGTCACCGATTCGGTGTTCAGTATCGACGGCCAGGTTGCCCCGCTCGAGGCCCTGTGTGCACACGCCGAGGCCGCCGGGGCCTGGATCCTGGTCGACGAATCACACGCGACCGGGCTCTATGCTGGCGGGGGCGGCATCGCTCACGCTGAGGGCGTCGCTGACCGGGTACACATCCAGACGGGATCCCTTGCAACTGCGCTGGCGAGCCAGGGCGGGTACGTCGCCGGCAGCTCGGCCCTGATCAACTGTCTCATCGACGAGCGGCCGTTTACAGCCTCGGCTGGGCTCACACCCATGGCTGCTGCCGCAGCGAGCGAGGCGCTCCACCGGTCTAAACACGGTGACGCCCGCGAACGGCTCTGGGAAAACGTCACTCGGATTCGTGACGGACTCCAATCGCTGGGTTATCTCGTCGATGGCGATTCCCAGATCCTTCCCGTCCGCCTCGAGCAACCCGGACTGGCTCCCGAATTCGTCGCAGCAGTAGCAGACGCCGGCATCGTCATTTCGGGTATCGATACCGCGAATCCACGGCCGAGATGCGCAACAAAAACGATCGAGCATGCCAAATCCGGACGCTCCCGTGATACCACTACGGAGGTGACCGACCCCGTGACCAACGGGGCCGGTGAGACTGGTGACGAGCGAGAGCGCACATCGCCGGATCCTTCGACCGAGACGGTCGCCCACGAACGCGTCTACGTCTTCCCGATGGCGACGCACACTCGAGACGATATCTTCGACTGCCTCGAGGCGTTTCAGGACGTCGGTGAGCAGTTCGGTATTTTGTGATTGCGTTCCCAAATCCCTCGCTATCCGCTGGGCTACCAGCTGGTGTCTTCCCAACCCTGCACGGATGTGTGAAACTGATTGCTGATGCCCGAGTACACGCATCTGTCGACGTTTGAGAGGGTACGAGTGGCTTCCCAAACCTGAACCGATGAGCGAAAACCGGCGGCTGGTGTTCGGTTTCACGCATGAGTCGACGGTTGGGACGGGACTAGAAGAAATCGGAGAGTCCCGACTGTCCGTCGTCGGCTTCCGCTGTTTCCTCGGCGTCGGCTTCGTCGGACCCACTCGAGGACGTTCGGGTCCCTGATTCTGCCGTCGTGTCGGCTGTATCGTCGTCC comes from the Natronosalvus amylolyticus genome and includes:
- a CDS encoding aminotransferase class I/II-fold pyridoxal phosphate-dependent enzyme produces the protein MADRGFDQDLEKRLEDGRKHRLTPVDRIDARGYASEPPEGGLPVLGAAERVVFASNNYLGLTADQHVQNAARQAAATVGTGTGGSRVGTGDTIVNHDLERLLAETLGTERALTFSSGYSANVAAIVTLEPDVVFVDECVHVSTLDGCQLAGAEVVTYDHCDPDALERELRARDDQITAGTQAGGPTDGTDDESWLFVTDSVFSIDGQVAPLEALCAHAEAAGAWILVDESHATGLYAGGGGIAHAEGVADRVHIQTGSLATALASQGGYVAGSSALINCLIDERPFTASAGLTPMAAAAASEALHRSKHGDARERLWENVTRIRDGLQSLGYLVDGDSQILPVRLEQPGLAPEFVAAVADAGIVISGIDTANPRPRCATKTIEHAKSGRSRDTTTEVTDPVTNGAGETGDERERTSPDPSTETVAHERVYVFPMATHTRDDIFDCLEAFQDVGEQFGIL